A single Cannabis sativa cultivar Pink pepper isolate KNU-18-1 chromosome 7, ASM2916894v1, whole genome shotgun sequence DNA region contains:
- the LOC115697191 gene encoding protein SENSITIVITY TO RED LIGHT REDUCED 1 isoform X3, which produces MEASAKTVSARNGSVNEDWTVVVPRRGRGRKRTNPLVQTREPLPQKPIPWSPTDFEVNSLRESKLMQKMELCMKKLETSQFFLTLLDQIESQEISNNLQKVLGSDSNMQMVIYGIGSIESYENPRLQLSLALLLKRKFTWIGGIEVFDPVLSSTESQVLEVLGCSVLSIDEQGRRKAQKPTMFFMPHCEAELYDNLLEENLRVGLLKNIVLFGNSFDNYEQYASQFKNSVVALSRHIFLGP; this is translated from the exons ATGGAAGCTTCTGCCAAAACTGTGTCAGCCAGGAATGGCTCTGTGAATGAAGATTGGACAGTAGTTGTACCCCGTCGAGGTCGCGGTAGAAAAAGAACCAATCCCTTAGTTCAAACTCGAGAACCACTGCCCCAGAAACCGATCCCTTGGTCTCCAACAGATTTTGAAGTTAATTCTCTTAGAGAATCAAAATTGATGCAGAAGATGGAACTCTGCATGAAGAAACTCGAGACTTCTCAGTTTTTTCTTACTTTATTGGATCAAATTGAGTCTCaagaaatttcaaataatttgcAAAAGGTTTTAGGTTCTGATTCAAACATGCAGATGGTAATTTATGGTATCGGCAGCATCGAATCCTATGAAAACCCTCGATTGCAATTGAGTCTTGCACTTCTGCTAAAAAGAAAGTTCACCTGGATTGGAGGCATTGAGGTATTTGATCCAGTTCTTTCTTCCACAGAATCACAAGTTTTGGAAGTTCTGGGTTGCTCAGTCTTATCTATTGATGAGCAAGGTCGGCGAAAGGCGCAAAAGCCAACCATGTTTTTCATGCCACACTGTGAAGCAGAGTTGTATGACAATCTTTTAGAGGAGAATTTGAGAGTTGGGCTTTTGAAAAACATAGTATTGTTTGGGAATAGCTTTGACAACTATGAACAGTATGCATCACAATTTAAGAACTCAGTTGTTGCATTATCAAGGCATATCTTTTTG GGACCATGA
- the LOC115697191 gene encoding protein SENSITIVITY TO RED LIGHT REDUCED 1 isoform X2, translating into MEASAKTVSARNGSVNEDWTVVVPRRGRGRKRTNPLVQTREPLPQKPIPWSPTDFEVNSLRESKLMQKMELCMKKLETSQFFLTLLDQIESQEISNNLQKVLGSDSNMQMVIYGIGSIESYENPRLQLSLALLLKRKFTWIGGIEVFDPVLSSTESQVLEVLGCSVLSIDEQGRRKAQKPTMFFMPHCEAELYDNLLEENLRVGLLKNIVLFGNSFDNYEQYASQFKNSVVALSRHIFLVSKVTDEFKIKTVSDDYYGAFHDSSWHFFSPAVVLGSQSSTVDCISEI; encoded by the coding sequence ATGGAAGCTTCTGCCAAAACTGTGTCAGCCAGGAATGGCTCTGTGAATGAAGATTGGACAGTAGTTGTACCCCGTCGAGGTCGCGGTAGAAAAAGAACCAATCCCTTAGTTCAAACTCGAGAACCACTGCCCCAGAAACCGATCCCTTGGTCTCCAACAGATTTTGAAGTTAATTCTCTTAGAGAATCAAAATTGATGCAGAAGATGGAACTCTGCATGAAGAAACTCGAGACTTCTCAGTTTTTTCTTACTTTATTGGATCAAATTGAGTCTCaagaaatttcaaataatttgcAAAAGGTTTTAGGTTCTGATTCAAACATGCAGATGGTAATTTATGGTATCGGCAGCATCGAATCCTATGAAAACCCTCGATTGCAATTGAGTCTTGCACTTCTGCTAAAAAGAAAGTTCACCTGGATTGGAGGCATTGAGGTATTTGATCCAGTTCTTTCTTCCACAGAATCACAAGTTTTGGAAGTTCTGGGTTGCTCAGTCTTATCTATTGATGAGCAAGGTCGGCGAAAGGCGCAAAAGCCAACCATGTTTTTCATGCCACACTGTGAAGCAGAGTTGTATGACAATCTTTTAGAGGAGAATTTGAGAGTTGGGCTTTTGAAAAACATAGTATTGTTTGGGAATAGCTTTGACAACTATGAACAGTATGCATCACAATTTAAGAACTCAGTTGTTGCATTATCAAGGCATATCTTTTTGGTTAGTAAAGTCACAGATGAGTTCAAAATTAAGACAGTTTCAGATGATTATTATGGTGCTTTCCATGATTCAAGCTGGCATTTTTTCAGCCCAGCTGTTGTTCTAGGGTCACAGTCTAGTACTGTTGATTGCATTTCAGAAATTTGA
- the LOC133039907 gene encoding probable mediator of RNA polymerase II transcription subunit 19b, whose amino-acid sequence MDFEAKSFGHGLRELGGAVDLINQYKLMPHYELFCRRSIPSSISETHYLHSVVGNLEICKGEGMELEQLFLDGKFLRKSDACIRPFNLNALDDAFHMGDATSVNLSLAEKGIPTTVAKVKSKLEEKVTKRKRLGSKDKTTKDCKKQKSLHKNKTYQKEKNSNFSSGSNLEDLKKQGEKRGGQRDYWSHLR is encoded by the exons ATGGATTTTGAAGCCAAAAGCTTTGGACATG GGTTGCGAGAACTTGGCGGTGCGGTTGATCTCATAAATCAGTACAAACTTATGCCTCACTACGAACTTTTCTGTAGAAGGTCAATTCCTTCATCAATATCTGAGACACACTATCTACATAGTGTGGTTGGAAACCTTGAAATCTGTAAAGGGGAAGGGATGGAGTTGGAACAGCTCTTTCTAGATGGCAAATTTTTGCGAAAAAGTGATGCATGTATTCGTCCTTTTAATCTGAATGCCTTAGATGATGCCTTTCATATGGGGGATGCCACTTCAGTTAACCTTTCTCTT GCAGAGAAAGGGATTCCTACTACTGTGGCAAAGGTTAAGAGTAAGTTGGAAGAAAAGGTGACGAAACGCAAAAGGCTCGGTAGCAAGGATAAAACAACTAAGGATTGTAAGAAGCAGAAATCCTTGCATAAGAATAAAACTTATCAGAAGGAAAAGAATAGCAACTTTTCTAGTGGCTCTAATCTTGAGGACTTGAAGAAACAAGGAGAAAAG AGAGGTGGACAGAGAGACTACTGGAGTCATTTGAGATGA
- the LOC115697191 gene encoding uncharacterized protein LOC115697191 isoform X1, with translation MRGSEKPSWAVSPSNAGYHFGTSGLSVAVATGITHPLDVLKVRLQMQLVGQKGPLAGMGQLFVGVLKTEGPKSLYLGLTPALTRSVLYGGLRLGLYEPSKYACNWAFGSNNIFLKIASGGFAGAFATAVTNPIEVLKVRLQMNPNMRNRGPIEELRRIVSQEGIIALWKGVGPAMARAAALTASQLATYDETKRILISLASFEEGFHLHLISSVVAGTVSTFITAPMDMVKTRLMLQRESKRVGNYKNGFHCAYQVIRTEGPKALYKGGFAIFARLGPQTTITFILCEKLRQLAGLKAI, from the exons ATGAGAGGCAGTGAGAAGCCGAGTTGGGCTGTCTCGCCTTCTAATGCTGGTTACCACTTTGGTACTAGTGGACTTTCGGTAGCAGTTGCAACAGGAATAACTCATCCTCTTGATGTACTTAAAGTTAGGCTGCAGATGCAACTTGTTGGTCAGAAAGGTCCTTTGGCTGGAATG GGGCAATTATTTGTTGGAGTATTAAAAACTGAAGGTCCTAAATCTTTGTATCTGGGATTAACACCTGCATTGACAAGGTCAGTTCTGTATGGTGGTCTACGCTTAGGCTTGTATGAACCCTCAAAGTATGCTTGTAATTGGGCTTTTGGATCTAACAATATCTTTCTTAAGATTGCATCTGGTGGGTTTGCTGGTGCCTTTGCAACTGCTGTGACAAATCCAATTGAGGTTTTGAAGGTTCGATTGCAGATGAATCCAAATATGAGAAATAGAGGACCGATAGAAGAATTGCGCAGAATTGTTTCCCAAGAAGGAATAATAGCACTTTGGAAGGGGGTTGGCCCTGCAATGGCCAGAGCTGCTGCTTTGACTGCCTCACAACTGGCAACATATGATGAAACCAAGCGGATCCTGATTAGTTTGGCATCATTTGAAGAAGGATTTCATTTGCATCTCATCTCGAGTGTTGTTGCAGGCACAGTCAGCACCTTCATTACTGCACCCATGGACATGGTGAAAACCCGCCTCATGTTGCAACGAGAATCTAAAAGAGTTGGTAACTATAAGAATGGATTTCATTGTGCATACCAGGTCATTCGTACAGAAGGCCCCAAAGCCCTTTACAAGGGGGGTTTTGCAATTTTCGCAAGATTAGGTCCTCAAACTACAATCACATTTATACTCTGCGAGAAACTACGCCAACTTGCTGGGTTGAAAGCAATCTAG